In Romboutsia lituseburensis, a genomic segment contains:
- a CDS encoding NCS2 family permease gives MEFLEKKFKLKEHNTNVKTEVLAGITTFMTMAYILVVNANILGDAGMDKGAVFVATAIAAFIGSMIMGLLANYPIGLAPGMGLNAFFTYTVVIAMGHTWQFALCAVFIEGLIFILLTLTNIREEIINCIPPLLKHAVTVGIGLFITFIGLVNTGIVEPGGAILTLGSMQAPLVLLSIAGLILASVLMCKNVKGAFLLSMIVTAAIGMFCGLVEFPKALVSSIPSLDPIFLKAFTVPKSEIFSLDMVVVVFTFLFVDLFDTVGCLVGVASKGNLLNEDGTLPRAKDALLSDAIATTAGAMLGTSTITCYVESSAGIAEGGRTGLTAVTTGFLFLASLFFSPIFTAIPPQATGPVLILVGVLMASSVLEINFKDPTDAIPAFLTFVMMPLAYSIAEGIVFGIISYTILKFICGQKEKVNISLIVLSILFICKFIFL, from the coding sequence ATGGAGTTTTTAGAGAAAAAATTTAAGCTCAAAGAACACAATACCAATGTTAAAACTGAAGTATTAGCTGGAATTACAACTTTTATGACTATGGCATATATTTTAGTTGTAAATGCTAATATTTTAGGAGATGCGGGTATGGACAAAGGCGCAGTATTCGTAGCAACTGCTATAGCAGCTTTTATAGGCTCGATGATTATGGGATTGCTTGCTAATTATCCAATAGGGTTGGCTCCAGGTATGGGATTAAATGCATTTTTTACTTATACTGTAGTTATAGCGATGGGTCATACATGGCAATTTGCATTATGTGCAGTTTTTATTGAAGGGTTAATATTTATACTTTTAACACTTACAAATATTCGTGAAGAAATTATAAATTGCATACCACCTCTTTTAAAGCATGCAGTTACAGTAGGTATAGGTCTTTTTATAACATTTATAGGGTTAGTTAATACAGGTATAGTAGAGCCTGGTGGAGCTATCTTAACTTTAGGAAGTATGCAAGCTCCATTAGTATTATTATCTATAGCGGGACTTATATTGGCATCAGTATTAATGTGCAAAAATGTAAAAGGTGCATTTTTATTATCTATGATAGTAACAGCAGCGATAGGGATGTTTTGTGGATTAGTAGAATTTCCAAAAGCTCTAGTATCAAGTATACCATCTTTAGATCCAATATTTTTAAAGGCATTCACAGTTCCTAAATCAGAAATATTTAGTTTAGATATGGTAGTAGTAGTATTTACATTCTTATTTGTTGACTTGTTTGATACAGTAGGATGTCTAGTGGGTGTTGCATCTAAGGGTAACTTATTAAATGAAGATGGAACATTACCTAGAGCTAAAGATGCTTTACTTTCAGATGCAATAGCAACAACAGCAGGAGCTATGTTAGGTACATCTACAATAACTTGTTATGTTGAAAGTTCAGCAGGTATAGCAGAAGGAGGAAGAACAGGTCTTACAGCTGTTACAACAGGATTTTTATTTTTAGCATCATTATTTTTCTCTCCGATATTTACAGCCATACCACCACAAGCAACAGGACCAGTATTGATATTAGTTGGAGTTTTAATGGCAAGTTCAGTACTTGAAATTAACTTTAAAGATCCAACAGATGCTATTCCAGCATTTTTAACATTTGTTATGATGCCACTTGCATATAGCATAGCTGAAGGTATAGTATTTGGTATAATTTCTTATACGATTCTTAAATTCATATGTGGGCAAAAAGAAAAAGTAAATATATCCCTTATAGTTTTAAGTATTTTATTTATATGTAAGTTTATATTCTTATAA
- a CDS encoding peptide deformylase encodes MIRDILLLGNPKLYEKSDKVKKEELEYIKDVVTDLYDTLVNFRKKHFVGRAIAAPQIGVAKRLIYMYIDKPTIFINPILIFEDREVMEVLDDCMSFPQLLVKVRRYKRCIVKYKDIDWNDWELRLDGDLSELLQHEYDHLDGIVATMRSRDNKSLYLKSEKEFYNI; translated from the coding sequence ATGATAAGAGATATATTATTACTTGGTAATCCTAAACTATATGAAAAAAGTGATAAAGTAAAAAAAGAAGAACTTGAATATATAAAAGATGTAGTAACGGATTTATATGACACCTTAGTTAATTTTAGAAAAAAACATTTTGTAGGACGAGCAATAGCAGCACCTCAAATAGGAGTAGCAAAGAGATTAATATATATGTACATAGATAAGCCTACAATTTTTATAAATCCAATTTTGATATTTGAAGATAGAGAAGTTATGGAAGTACTAGATGACTGTATGTCATTTCCACAACTATTAGTTAAAGTACGAAGATATAAAAGATGTATTGTAAAATATAAAGATATTGATTGGAATGATTGGGAGTTAAGGCTAGATGGGGATTTGTCAGAACTATTACAACATGAATATGATCATTTAGATGGAATAGTAGCAACAATGAGATCTAGAGATAATAAGTCATTATATCTAAAAAGTGAAAAAGAATTTTATAACATATAA
- the ade gene encoding adenine deaminase, giving the protein MNTKNLIDLAMKNKKAELVLKNAKIVNVFSHEIINSDVAIDNGVIVGVGSYDGIENIDLEGKFIVPGLIDSHLHIESAMVTPQEFAKAVVPRGTTTVIADPHEIANVCGLDGIEYMINSSENLPLDVYIMLPSCVPATKFENSGAVLSSDELTKFINHPKVLGLGEMMNYPGVIYKDEDVISKLDLAHKSDKLIDGHGPDIKDEKLNAYVVSGVCTEHECSTVEEMLDRIRLGMYVMIREGSAARNLEELVRGINSFNYQRCLFCTDDRHPQDTLNSGHIDNNVRLAIKNGIDPITAIQIATINAANCYNLKSIGAISPGYKADLLIVDNLKDFNIEEVYKNGKLVGKNKKALFETKLVDTSKVIDTVNIGEVNKENLKIILESDIVNVIRLLPHNLVTEKVVRKVDIKNNEFKNNEKLDILKLVVIERHKNTGNIGLGLVENFKLKNGSIASTIAHDSHNIIVIGDNDEDILNAIEEVKRIGGGISISSNGKILDSLSLPIGGIVSDKSIEYVNDKLNKMLNLAYNELNVSKEIDPFMTLSFLALPVIPQIKLTDKGLFDVIKFEFIKV; this is encoded by the coding sequence ATGAACACTAAAAATTTAATAGACTTAGCTATGAAAAATAAAAAGGCTGAGTTAGTATTAAAAAATGCAAAAATAGTAAATGTATTTTCACATGAAATTATAAATTCTGATGTAGCAATAGACAATGGAGTTATAGTTGGAGTAGGAAGTTATGATGGTATAGAAAATATTGATTTAGAAGGGAAATTTATAGTTCCAGGTCTTATAGATTCACATTTGCATATAGAATCAGCTATGGTAACACCCCAAGAATTTGCAAAGGCAGTAGTTCCAAGAGGTACTACTACAGTAATTGCAGATCCGCATGAAATAGCTAATGTTTGTGGGTTAGATGGTATAGAATACATGATAAATTCTAGTGAAAATTTACCATTAGATGTTTATATTATGCTTCCATCTTGTGTTCCAGCTACAAAATTTGAAAATTCAGGAGCGGTATTAAGCTCCGATGAATTAACAAAATTTATAAATCATCCTAAAGTTTTAGGGCTTGGTGAAATGATGAATTATCCAGGGGTTATATATAAAGATGAGGATGTTATAAGTAAGTTAGATTTAGCACATAAAAGCGATAAATTAATAGACGGTCATGGCCCAGATATAAAAGATGAAAAGCTAAATGCTTATGTAGTGAGTGGAGTGTGTACTGAACATGAATGTTCAACTGTTGAAGAAATGCTAGATAGGATTAGACTTGGGATGTATGTAATGATAAGAGAAGGCTCAGCTGCTAGAAATTTAGAAGAATTAGTTAGAGGTATAAATAGTTTTAATTATCAAAGATGTTTATTTTGTACAGATGATAGACATCCTCAAGATACTTTAAATAGTGGTCACATTGATAATAACGTGAGATTGGCAATTAAAAATGGAATAGATCCAATAACAGCAATACAAATAGCAACAATAAATGCAGCAAATTGCTATAATTTAAAATCTATAGGAGCAATATCTCCAGGATATAAAGCTGACTTATTAATAGTTGACAACTTAAAGGATTTTAATATTGAAGAAGTTTATAAAAATGGAAAATTAGTAGGGAAGAATAAAAAAGCTTTATTTGAAACTAAGTTAGTTGACACATCTAAAGTTATTGATACTGTTAATATAGGCGAAGTTAATAAAGAGAATTTAAAAATTATTTTAGAAAGTGATATAGTAAATGTTATTAGATTGCTTCCGCATAACTTAGTAACAGAAAAAGTAGTTAGAAAGGTTGATATTAAAAATAATGAATTTAAAAATAATGAAAAATTAGATATATTAAAATTAGTAGTTATTGAAAGACATAAAAATACAGGAAATATTGGGCTTGGACTTGTTGAAAATTTCAAATTAAAAAATGGATCAATAGCATCAACAATAGCACATGATTCACACAATATAATAGTAATTGGAGATAATGATGAAGATATATTAAATGCTATAGAAGAAGTTAAGAGAATAGGCGGAGGGATATCCATCTCATCTAATGGAAAGATATTAGATAGTTTGTCACTTCCAATAGGCGGAATAGTAAGTGATAAAAGTATTGAATATGTTAATGATAAATTAAATAAAATGTTAAATTTAGCTTACAATGAACTTAATGTAAGTAAAGAAATAGATCCATTTATGACATTATCATTTCTAGCACTTCCAGTTATACCTCAAATAAAGTTAACTGATAAAGGATTATTTGATGTTATTAAATTTGAGTTCATAAAAGTATAA
- a CDS encoding xanthine dehydrogenase family protein molybdopterin-binding subunit: MNIVGKSIAKIDGMAIATGKPVYTDDLASKDALIVKILRSPHAHAKIKNIDIKRALMIEGVECVLTYKDVPDTRFTLAGQSYPEPSPYDRLILEDTVRYVGDEVAIIAAVDEKTAVKAMRMIKVEYEVLEPVLNFEKSTETEVLVHDTHRHTNFDIGMNREKNIVSTHNYTKGDVDKVMSECDIVVEESYYTQPQLHGMMETYRSYNYLDHMGRLVVVSSTQIPFHVRRHLSRALNIPSSKIRVIKPRIGGGFGGKQTACVEIFSAIVTLKTGKPAKIIYDRRETLNCSTSRHAMKLNVKIGSTKEGIIKVIDIDAISDTGAYGEHASTTFGLVGEKTMPMYNKLEASRFKGHVVYTNKMPAGAFRGYGASQGCFAVESTINVLASKLNIDPTEIRLKNIVKEGETSFAYDKTLNSVDLERCIQKGKELIKWDEKYPCKKLENGKVRSVGMSLTMQGSGIAGIDTASAEIKLNDDGNYTLLVGSTDMGTGSDTILAQMACEILETTMDKITVIAADTDVVPYDPGSYASSTTYVTGMAVVKAATELREKIIKVGAERLNIDKEYVEFDGERVFTDSEDISLFEIAVDFTVGPQKNQLVGYASHGSPVSPPPFIAGFVETEIDKETGKVEIIDYVAVVDCGTVINKNLAKIQVEGGIVQGIGMAMFEEVRYTDSGQMDTNTFMQYKIPARCDVGNIIVDFVETHEPTGPFGAKSVGEVVLNTPLPAIQESVFNGTGVRINTLPITPEKIFIEMNK; this comes from the coding sequence ATGAACATAGTAGGAAAAAGTATAGCAAAAATAGATGGGATGGCAATTGCTACAGGAAAGCCGGTATATACTGACGACTTAGCATCAAAGGATGCTTTGATAGTAAAAATACTTAGAAGTCCTCATGCACATGCTAAAATAAAAAATATAGATATCAAAAGAGCTTTAATGATAGAAGGCGTTGAGTGCGTACTTACTTATAAGGATGTACCAGATACAAGATTTACACTTGCAGGTCAAAGTTATCCAGAACCATCACCATATGATAGATTAATACTTGAAGATACAGTAAGATATGTTGGTGATGAAGTTGCAATAATTGCAGCTGTAGATGAAAAAACAGCTGTTAAAGCAATGAGAATGATAAAGGTTGAATATGAAGTTTTAGAACCTGTACTTAATTTTGAAAAATCAACTGAAACTGAAGTCTTAGTTCATGATACTCATAGGCATACCAACTTTGATATAGGAATGAATAGAGAAAAAAATATAGTTTCTACTCATAACTACACAAAGGGTGATGTTGATAAAGTTATGAGTGAATGTGATATAGTCGTTGAAGAAAGTTACTATACACAGCCTCAACTTCATGGAATGATGGAAACATATAGATCATACAACTACTTAGATCATATGGGAAGATTAGTTGTTGTAAGTTCAACTCAAATACCATTTCATGTAAGGCGTCATTTAAGTAGAGCATTAAATATACCATCAAGCAAAATAAGAGTAATAAAACCTAGAATAGGTGGAGGATTTGGTGGTAAACAAACTGCTTGTGTTGAAATATTTTCGGCTATTGTAACTTTAAAAACAGGTAAACCAGCAAAAATAATATATGATAGAAGAGAAACATTAAACTGTTCAACTAGTAGACATGCTATGAAATTAAATGTAAAGATAGGGTCTACTAAAGAAGGTATAATAAAAGTTATAGATATAGATGCAATATCAGATACAGGTGCATATGGTGAACATGCTTCAACTACATTTGGATTAGTTGGTGAAAAAACTATGCCAATGTACAATAAACTAGAAGCATCTAGGTTTAAAGGTCATGTAGTGTACACAAATAAAATGCCAGCAGGAGCATTTAGGGGATATGGAGCAAGTCAAGGGTGCTTTGCTGTAGAATCAACAATAAATGTATTAGCTAGTAAATTAAATATAGATCCAACGGAGATAAGACTTAAAAATATAGTAAAAGAAGGTGAAACTTCATTTGCATATGATAAAACATTAAACTCAGTAGACTTAGAGAGATGTATACAAAAGGGTAAAGAATTAATTAAATGGGATGAAAAATATCCTTGCAAAAAATTAGAAAATGGTAAAGTAAGAAGTGTTGGAATGTCACTTACAATGCAAGGGTCAGGAATAGCAGGTATAGATACTGCTAGTGCAGAAATTAAATTAAATGATGATGGAAACTACACATTATTAGTAGGATCAACTGATATGGGAACAGGGAGTGATACTATTCTTGCTCAAATGGCATGTGAAATACTTGAAACTACTATGGATAAAATAACAGTGATAGCTGCTGATACAGATGTAGTGCCGTACGATCCAGGATCATATGCTTCTTCAACAACATATGTAACAGGTATGGCGGTAGTAAAAGCTGCTACAGAATTAAGAGAAAAAATAATTAAGGTTGGTGCTGAGAGACTTAATATAGATAAAGAGTATGTTGAATTCGATGGAGAAAGAGTATTTACAGACAGTGAGGATATATCTTTATTTGAAATTGCAGTAGATTTTACAGTAGGACCTCAGAAAAACCAATTAGTAGGATATGCTTCACACGGAAGCCCAGTTTCGCCACCACCATTTATAGCAGGGTTTGTTGAAACTGAAATAGATAAAGAAACTGGAAAAGTAGAAATAATAGATTATGTAGCAGTAGTAGATTGTGGTACTGTCATAAACAAAAATTTAGCTAAGATACAAGTTGAGGGTGGAATAGTTCAGGGAATAGGTATGGCTATGTTTGAAGAAGTAAGATACACAGACTCTGGGCAAATGGATACAAATACATTTATGCAATATAAAATACCGGCTAGATGTGATGTAGGTAATATAATAGTAGATTTTGTTGAAACTCATGAGCCAACAGGACCATTTGGTGCAAAGTCGGTTGGAGAGGTTGTTTTAAATACACCACTTCCAGCAATACAGGAATCTGTGTTTAATGGAACTGGTGTTAGAATAAACACTTTGCCTATAACTCCAGAAAAAATATTTATAGAGATGAATAAATAA
- a CDS encoding (2Fe-2S)-binding protein, translating into MLVELKVNGKKRKVDIDCEEYLVDTLRKLGNLSVKRGCDTGCCGLCSIWIDKKPVLSCAMLTVRALNKEITTIEGIEKEASEFARILVSEGAEQCGFCSPGFIMTVIAMKEELENPTEEEIKHYLTGNLCRCTGYMGQLRAIKTYLGVK; encoded by the coding sequence ATGCTAGTAGAACTTAAAGTAAATGGAAAAAAAAGAAAAGTTGATATAGATTGTGAAGAATATTTAGTTGATACATTAAGAAAATTAGGGAATCTAAGTGTTAAAAGAGGTTGTGACACAGGATGTTGTGGGCTATGTTCTATATGGATAGATAAAAAACCAGTTCTATCATGCGCAATGTTAACAGTAAGAGCACTGAATAAAGAAATAACTACGATAGAGGGAATAGAAAAAGAAGCTAGTGAGTTTGCTAGGATATTAGTAAGTGAAGGTGCTGAACAATGTGGATTCTGTTCTCCTGGTTTTATAATGACGGTAATCGCAATGAAAGAAGAACTTGAAAATCCAACAGAAGAAGAAATAAAACATTACCTAACTGGAAATCTATGTAGATGTACAGGATATATGGGACAGCTAAGAGCTATTAAAACTTATCTGGGGGTAAAATAG
- a CDS encoding FAD binding domain-containing protein: MFTLIDIVQPTTVEEAYEVLTKRKNNQLIGGSAFLRMGKKRIGTGIELSNLNLDYIKEDNNYVEIGAMTTFRELETSKVLEENFGSIIKNSVKDIIGVQFRSIVTIGATVFSRYGFSDLIVALLCLDTEVELCKGGRISLDEFLNKKYEKDFLTKIYIKKNMKKSSYKSLRNAKSDYPLINISVSKCDDIFKICVGARPHRATVALKSSEFISQNSINEENIDKAAQIAVDELVFGTNMRATKEYRYAMTKVLIKRAIMEVI; this comes from the coding sequence ATGTTTACGCTAATAGATATTGTTCAGCCAACTACAGTAGAAGAAGCATACGAAGTTTTAACTAAAAGAAAAAACAATCAATTAATCGGTGGTAGTGCTTTTTTAAGAATGGGTAAAAAAAGAATAGGAACTGGAATAGAATTGTCTAACCTAAACCTAGATTATATAAAAGAAGATAATAATTATGTAGAAATAGGTGCTATGACTACATTTAGAGAATTAGAAACTAGTAAAGTACTTGAAGAAAACTTTGGAAGTATAATAAAAAATTCAGTAAAAGATATAATAGGCGTACAATTTAGAAGTATTGTAACAATAGGAGCTACCGTATTTTCTAGATATGGGTTCTCAGATTTAATAGTAGCACTATTATGTTTAGACACTGAGGTAGAACTATGTAAAGGTGGAAGAATTTCTTTAGATGAGTTTTTAAATAAAAAATATGAAAAAGATTTTTTAACGAAAATTTATATAAAGAAAAATATGAAAAAATCATCATATAAATCACTTAGAAATGCTAAGAGCGACTATCCATTAATAAACATATCAGTTTCAAAATGTGATGATATATTTAAAATATGCGTTGGAGCAAGACCTCACAGAGCCACAGTTGCTTTAAAGTCTAGTGAATTTATATCTCAAAATAGTATAAATGAAGAGAACATAGATAAAGCAGCTCAAATAGCAGTTGATGAATTAGTTTTTGGAACTAATATGAGAGCAACTAAAGAGTATCGATATGCTATGACTAAGGTACTCATAAAAAGAGCTATAATGGAGGTCATATAA
- a CDS encoding M20 family metallopeptidase, whose product MNLQNLKLRAYEIENELFKEFEEVNDYIFKNPELGGVEYKSSKYIVDKMNEYGFKTIFPYCNIDTAFRAELGDEEGPTIAFISEYDALPGYGENNDEPAHACGHNWIAASTLGACVVLSKLKEHFKGKIVLIGTPAEETIGYKYNLVRSGAFDDIDAAFQMHIESCNNVNCKSLAMDSIEFEFEGLAAHSASHPHKGVNALDAVNLMFAGINALRQHVKSDVRIHGIITNGGQAANIVPEKSICQFYIRASERSYLEEVTQKVINCAKGAELMTGAKLSYRNFENPFDNIINVRSFQNTMKSNLEDIGVIDFYEGNNPPIGSTDIGNVSQVCPTMYTELSLNINPMVYVHEKEFLKYANSNESYELLNKAIKSMTTTALELYCDNKLLIKIKEEYLMLVGSK is encoded by the coding sequence GTGAATTTACAAAATTTAAAGCTAAGGGCATATGAGATAGAAAACGAATTATTTAAGGAATTTGAAGAAGTAAATGATTATATATTTAAAAATCCAGAACTTGGGGGAGTAGAATATAAGTCTTCTAAATACATAGTTGATAAAATGAATGAATATGGATTTAAAACAATTTTTCCATATTGTAATATAGATACAGCCTTTAGAGCTGAACTTGGAGATGAAGAAGGACCGACAATAGCATTTATTTCAGAATATGATGCATTACCTGGTTATGGTGAAAATAATGATGAACCAGCACATGCATGTGGTCATAATTGGATAGCAGCATCAACTCTAGGAGCATGTGTAGTTCTTAGTAAGTTAAAAGAGCATTTTAAAGGTAAAATTGTTTTAATTGGAACACCGGCAGAAGAAACAATTGGATATAAATATAACTTAGTAAGATCAGGTGCATTTGATGATATAGATGCAGCATTTCAAATGCATATAGAGTCATGTAATAATGTAAATTGTAAATCTCTAGCAATGGATTCTATAGAATTTGAATTTGAAGGATTAGCAGCACACTCTGCATCTCATCCACATAAAGGTGTAAATGCATTAGATGCAGTTAACTTAATGTTTGCAGGAATAAATGCTTTAAGACAACATGTAAAAAGTGATGTTAGAATACATGGCATTATAACTAATGGAGGTCAGGCTGCAAATATAGTACCAGAAAAAAGTATTTGTCAATTTTATATAAGAGCAAGTGAAAGAAGCTACCTAGAAGAGGTTACTCAGAAGGTTATTAATTGTGCTAAAGGTGCAGAACTTATGACAGGCGCTAAATTAAGTTATAGAAACTTTGAAAATCCTTTTGATAATATAATAAATGTAAGAAGCTTTCAAAATACTATGAAATCAAATCTAGAAGATATTGGAGTAATAGATTTTTATGAAGGTAATAATCCTCCTATTGGATCAACAGATATTGGAAATGTAAGCCAAGTATGTCCTACTATGTATACTGAGTTAAGTTTAAATATTAATCCTATGGTATATGTTCATGAAAAAGAGTTTTTAAAATATGCAAATTCAAATGAATCGTATGAATTATTGAATAAGGCAATTAAATCTATGACAACAACGGCACTAGAGTTATATTGTGATAATAAATTATTAATTAAAATAAAAGAAGAGTATTTAATGTTAGTTGGTTCTAAATAA
- a CDS encoding DegV family protein — protein MSNIKIICDTMNDLPQKIMDKYDVDILPATIIFEGKEYKAGVDIDTDDFYKLLRNSESIPSTSQITYITYKEVFEKYVNEGKTILYMAGSSTASGIYQSATIAKNDIDGDIHIFDTYSLSVGGGMLIYEAAKMVEQGHDIEYIINKLEEYKNKVNVYFSVDSLDYLHKGGRISGTKAAIGTLLNIKPILKIEGGLVNQVNQVRGTKKIIPKLIEELKSQIGEDFSGKDIYVGYGDDLELRDKFIEIAKKELSPKNVHTFRIGSCVACHSGPSVFGLACLDK, from the coding sequence ATGAGTAATATTAAGATAATATGCGATACAATGAATGATTTACCTCAAAAAATTATGGACAAATATGATGTAGATATATTACCAGCAACAATAATATTTGAAGGTAAAGAATATAAAGCGGGTGTAGATATAGATACAGATGATTTTTACAAACTATTGAGAAATTCAGAAAGTATTCCATCTACTTCACAAATAACATATATTACATATAAAGAAGTATTTGAAAAATATGTAAATGAAGGTAAGACAATATTATATATGGCAGGTTCGTCAACGGCATCTGGTATATATCAGTCAGCTACAATAGCAAAAAATGATATAGATGGAGATATTCACATATTTGATACATATAGTTTATCTGTAGGTGGAGGTATGCTTATATATGAAGCTGCTAAAATGGTAGAACAAGGGCATGATATAGAATATATAATAAATAAGTTAGAAGAGTATAAAAATAAAGTAAATGTTTATTTTTCAGTAGATTCACTAGATTATTTACACAAGGGTGGAAGAATATCGGGAACTAAAGCTGCTATAGGAACATTACTTAATATAAAACCAATATTAAAAATTGAAGGTGGTTTAGTAAATCAAGTAAATCAAGTTAGAGGAACTAAAAAAATAATTCCAAAGTTAATTGAAGAATTGAAATCACAAATTGGTGAAGATTTTTCAGGCAAAGACATTTATGTTGGATATGGAGATGATTTAGAATTACGTGATAAATTTATTGAAATCGCTAAAAAAGAATTATCGCCTAAAAATGTACATACATTCCGTATAGGGTCTTGTGTTGCTTGTCATTCTGGACCAAGTGTATTTGGACTAGCATGTTTAGATAAATAG